One Methanobrevibacter sp. DNA segment encodes these proteins:
- a CDS encoding ABC transporter ATP-binding protein — protein MELKGTNISYKYPSAKNYILKDIDICIPNDKIIGFVGDSGSGKSTLCKILAGHINKFEGNVTLDGKELPKKEFCPVQLIFQHPEKVMNPKWKMKDVLEESWKVDDTLLSEFGIQKSWMTRFPQELSGGELQRFSVLRALNPKTKFIIADEMTTMLDAITQVQIIDSVLKIVRQRNMGFLLVSHDKDLVHTICDDIIYLKDINGV, from the coding sequence ATGGAACTTAAAGGAACCAATATTTCATATAAATACCCCTCTGCAAAAAACTACATATTAAAGGATATTGACATATGTATCCCCAACGATAAAATCATAGGTTTTGTTGGAGACAGCGGTAGCGGAAAATCAACACTATGCAAAATACTTGCAGGCCACATAAATAAGTTCGAAGGCAATGTAACACTCGACGGCAAAGAATTGCCTAAAAAAGAATTCTGCCCAGTTCAGTTAATTTTCCAGCACCCTGAAAAGGTAATGAATCCAAAATGGAAAATGAAAGATGTTCTGGAAGAATCCTGGAAAGTTGATGATACATTATTATCTGAATTCGGTATACAAAAATCCTGGATGACAAGATTTCCCCAAGAGCTTTCAGGAGGAGAATTGCAAAGATTCTCCGTTCTAAGAGCATTAAATCCAAAAACCAAATTCATAATTGCTGACGAAATGACCACAATGCTTGATGCAATCACACAAGTGCAGATCATAGATTCCGTATTGAAAATAGTAAGGCAAAGAAACATGGGATTCCTGCTAGTAAGTCACGATAAAGACTTGGTACATACAATCTGTGATGACATAATTTATTTAAAGGATATTAATGGTGTCTAA
- a CDS encoding cation-translocating P-type ATPase yields the protein MAENRCYDADCADENCRNPEHYNYICFDPDCDEIHCTDSNHYDKQILRDFQEKTDLSVYDHREEIDYDEDVDISICGCPDCADDHDHDHDHDHDHGHEHHHHEHEEADSCSDPDCGCHDHEHDHEHEHEHGHDHEHEHEHHHEHEHGHDHEHEHEHHHEHEHGHDHEHEHVLEDSCSDPDCGCHDHEHEHEHEDKDTCSDPDCGCHDHDDDDVNISICGCPDCADDDDDGEEEEELLAEGKPLISNRPIQIIVASGLCFAVGHILEWLSFNPTLVTVIFMVGALIAGYEIAILAYKSLVKRHTVGPAMLMCIACVASFIIGHPEEGAAVTFLYYIAEFLEDYAEHRAKRSIKSLVEIAPETAKVKVGDSEVERKVDDVNIGDIVIVRPGDKVPLDGHVVSGSSSINQASITGESVPVLKEIGDEVFSGTVNVDGYLEIVVTKKAKDSVISKIVTLVKRSQLNRSETESLVEKVAKYYTPVMMVAAACVAFVPPLLFGQPLVDWIYKALSLLVISCPCAFLISTPVGMVSAITSATKNGVLIKGSTYVEEMRGVKAVIFDKTGTLTEGKLVLSDVEVLDESYSKEDIIEIAASLEHNSSHPIAQAIVNYATMNDIPFDEIGEFRNVPGKGIVGNINSNEYYAANESLIEGSSFDISRDEINRYSAEGKTIVFIGNAEKVLAIITVSDKIRSNAHEVIKDLKEQGVQTVMLTGDNKIAAKSVADEIGIDYVYSNLMPEDKLNILDTIRNKFGDVAMVGDGINDAPALARANIGIAMGAAGSDVAIETADVALMQDDISKLPYLFSLSHKTMGIIKQNITVAIAVKLLCVVLAILGIITLMMSVGFGDLGLTLLVILNSFRIGMVKDPLF from the coding sequence ATGGCTGAAAATAGATGTTATGATGCAGATTGTGCAGATGAAAACTGCCGCAATCCTGAGCATTACAATTATATCTGTTTTGATCCAGATTGTGATGAAATTCACTGTACAGATTCTAATCATTATGATAAACAAATATTGAGAGATTTTCAGGAAAAAACTGATTTAAGCGTATATGATCATAGAGAAGAAATAGACTATGATGAAGATGTTGACATAAGCATTTGTGGATGTCCTGATTGTGCAGACGACCATGACCATGACCATGACCATGACCACGATCACGGACACGAGCATCATCATCATGAGCATGAGGAAGCGGATTCTTGTAGTGATCCTGATTGTGGTTGTCATGACCATGAGCATGACCATGAACACGAGCATGAGCATGGCCACGATCACGAGCATGAGCATGAGCATCATCATGAACATGAGCATGGCCACGATCACGAGCATGAGCATGAGCATCATCATGAACATGAGCATGGCCACGATCACGAGCATGAGCATGTTCTAGAGGATTCTTGTAGTGATCCTGATTGTGGTTGTCATGACCATGAGCATGAGCATGAACATGAGGATAAAGATACTTGTTCTGACCCTGATTGTGGTTGTCATGACCACGACGATGATGACGTGAATATAAGTATTTGCGGTTGTCCGGATTGTGCTGATGATGACGATGACGGCGAAGAGGAAGAAGAATTATTAGCAGAAGGAAAACCATTAATATCTAACAGACCAATTCAAATCATTGTAGCAAGCGGTCTTTGTTTTGCTGTGGGTCATATTTTGGAATGGTTATCATTCAATCCGACATTAGTGACTGTAATTTTCATGGTTGGCGCTTTGATTGCAGGTTACGAAATAGCTATTCTTGCATATAAATCATTAGTCAAAAGGCACACTGTCGGTCCTGCAATGCTGATGTGTATCGCATGTGTTGCTTCATTTATAATCGGACATCCTGAAGAAGGTGCCGCAGTAACATTCCTGTACTACATTGCGGAATTCCTTGAAGACTATGCAGAACACAGGGCAAAACGTTCAATCAAATCATTAGTCGAAATAGCTCCTGAAACCGCTAAAGTTAAAGTAGGGGATTCTGAAGTAGAAAGAAAAGTTGATGATGTAAATATTGGTGATATTGTTATTGTAAGACCTGGAGATAAAGTCCCTCTTGACGGTCATGTCGTTTCAGGTTCTTCAAGCATTAACCAAGCTTCAATCACAGGTGAAAGTGTCCCTGTCTTAAAGGAAATTGGTGATGAAGTATTTTCAGGAACCGTTAATGTGGATGGTTATCTGGAAATTGTAGTAACTAAAAAGGCTAAGGATTCAGTAATATCAAAAATTGTTACTTTGGTTAAAAGATCTCAGCTCAACAGGTCTGAAACCGAGTCACTAGTTGAAAAAGTTGCTAAATATTATACCCCTGTCATGATGGTTGCCGCTGCATGTGTGGCATTCGTTCCGCCGCTGTTATTTGGCCAGCCATTGGTTGATTGGATTTATAAAGCACTTTCACTGTTGGTAATTTCATGTCCTTGTGCATTTTTAATTTCCACTCCTGTAGGTATGGTGTCTGCTATTACCTCAGCTACTAAAAACGGGGTATTGATTAAGGGAAGTACATATGTTGAAGAAATGAGAGGCGTTAAAGCAGTAATTTTTGACAAGACAGGTACTTTAACAGAAGGAAAACTGGTTTTAAGTGATGTCGAAGTATTGGATGAAAGCTACTCCAAGGAAGATATCATTGAAATTGCAGCATCTCTTGAACATAACTCTTCACACCCTATTGCACAGGCTATTGTAAATTATGCAACAATGAACGATATTCCGTTTGATGAAATCGGAGAGTTTAGAAATGTTCCTGGAAAAGGTATTGTCGGTAATATAAACAGCAATGAATACTATGCAGCTAACGAGTCATTGATTGAAGGATCTAGCTTTGATATCTCAAGGGATGAAATCAACAGGTACTCTGCTGAAGGTAAAACTATTGTATTTATAGGTAATGCAGAAAAAGTATTGGCTATAATCACAGTATCCGATAAAATCAGGTCAAACGCTCATGAAGTAATAAAAGACTTGAAAGAGCAGGGTGTACAAACTGTAATGCTTACAGGTGACAATAAAATTGCAGCTAAAAGCGTTGCTGATGAAATTGGAATAGATTATGTCTATTCTAATCTGATGCCTGAAGACAAATTAAATATCCTGGATACAATCAGAAACAAATTCGGTGATGTGGCTATGGTTGGTGACGGTATCAACGATGCTCCTGCTCTGGCACGTGCAAACATAGGTATTGCGATGGGTGCGGCAGGTTCCGATGTTGCTATCGAAACAGCTGATGTTGCATTGATGCAGGATGATATATCTAAGCTTCCATATCTGTTCTCATTGTCTCATAAAACAATGGGAATCATTAAACAGAACATTACTGTAGCTATTGCAGTAAAATTATTGTGTGTAGTACTTGCAATTTTAGGTATTATCACACTGATGATGTCTGTCGGTTTTGGAGACTTGGGTTTAACTTTACTGGTTATATTGAATTCATTTAGGATTGGAATGGTGAAAGATCCACTGTTCTAA
- a CDS encoding MATE family efflux transporter, with amino-acid sequence MLGNDNLDNVDVMLGNPKKALIKMSIPLIVSLLITSFYNLIDAAWVSGLGADALAGVGFFTPIFMILVGFGNGLGSGAAFAISKYIGEENKIKADNASIHSILIDIVISILITVILLIFLNPVLNAMGAGQTIGYATDYGVIILLGSIFIILSNALYGIFRGEGDTKRPMYAMIASAILNMILDPLFIYTLNLGVKGAAIATVISSIFVIAILIYWFYIKKDTYLHPTLTNFNFKSDISVDIVKVGIPASVQLLNNAFFAAVFSALLAYVGTTDSVAVYSTGWRIVTIGTTPLLAIGTALISVTAANYGANNFRNIQIAHRYSMKISIVIAIVIAILTNVFAGNIASVFASSGSSVRILAELTSFLSWIVIYYPTMAVGVASTYVFQGVGRGITAMFQTILRETGFTIFFAVLFSIVLGYGVWGAWMGIVLGEVISNNITLIWADRYVKKLIDIND; translated from the coding sequence ATGTTAGGTAATGATAATTTGGATAATGTTGATGTAATGCTTGGAAATCCTAAAAAAGCATTAATAAAAATGTCAATTCCGTTGATAGTTTCATTGCTTATCACTAGTTTTTATAATCTGATAGATGCTGCCTGGGTATCTGGTCTTGGTGCAGATGCCTTGGCGGGTGTTGGATTTTTCACGCCCATATTTATGATTCTGGTAGGTTTTGGTAATGGTCTGGGGTCAGGTGCGGCTTTTGCAATATCAAAATACATTGGTGAAGAAAATAAGATTAAAGCGGATAATGCATCAATTCATTCGATTTTGATAGATATTGTCATTTCTATTTTAATAACAGTAATATTGCTGATTTTTCTAAATCCTGTCCTGAATGCGATGGGCGCCGGTCAAACAATTGGCTATGCAACCGATTATGGCGTAATAATTCTTTTAGGGTCAATTTTTATCATATTGTCAAATGCGCTATACGGCATTTTCAGAGGTGAAGGGGACACAAAAAGGCCTATGTATGCCATGATTGCCTCAGCCATATTGAACATGATTTTGGACCCGTTATTTATTTATACATTGAATTTAGGAGTCAAAGGCGCAGCTATTGCAACAGTAATATCTTCAATATTTGTAATTGCAATCCTGATTTATTGGTTCTATATTAAAAAAGACACTTACCTTCATCCCACTTTAACAAATTTTAATTTTAAATCAGATATTTCAGTTGATATAGTTAAGGTGGGCATTCCCGCAAGTGTTCAGCTTTTAAACAATGCATTTTTTGCCGCTGTTTTCTCAGCCCTTTTGGCATATGTCGGAACAACCGATTCGGTTGCAGTATACTCAACAGGATGGAGAATTGTTACCATTGGAACTACTCCATTGCTGGCCATCGGAACTGCGCTGATAAGTGTTACTGCAGCTAATTATGGTGCTAATAACTTCAGAAATATTCAGATTGCACACAGATATTCCATGAAAATATCCATAGTCATTGCAATAGTCATAGCTATTCTGACTAATGTATTTGCAGGAAACATTGCATCAGTATTTGCTTCATCAGGAAGCAGCGTAAGGATTTTAGCCGAACTGACAAGCTTTTTGTCATGGATTGTAATCTATTATCCTACCATGGCTGTCGGTGTTGCTTCAACATATGTCTTTCAGGGTGTTGGCAGGGGAATCACTGCAATGTTTCAGACAATATTGAGAGAAACAGGTTTTACAATATTTTTTGCAGTCCTTTTCAGTATCGTTTTGGGTTATGGCGTATGGGGTGCATGGATGGGCATTGTTTTAGGTGAGGTCATATCCAATAACATTACCTTAATCTGGGCAGACAGGTATGTTAAAAAATTAATAGATATTAATGATTAG
- a CDS encoding ABC transporter permease, with amino-acid sequence MMNKERLLKFLGKKIVRFVILLICVILLSFLLLDLSPINPVKTYISNVVISQDQIAQLEAYWGVNEPITSKMANWFANVIQGNLGTSLIFRVPVIDVILERFTASLVLMLASWAFSGILGFLLGVIAGFKKDTIIDKAIKVYCYVLQSAPTFWIALIILMVFSIYLGWFPTGLGVPIGTLSENVSFWDWLNRLILPMITLSIVGVASIALYTRDKLIDEMNSDYFLFAKARGESGWNLIKRHGIRNILLPAITLQFLGFSELFGGAVLVEQIFTYPGIGQAAVSAGLRSDVPLLLGIVIFSAIFVYCGNLIADLLYNFVDPRIKEGENDG; translated from the coding sequence ATAATGAATAAAGAAAGATTACTCAAATTTTTAGGAAAAAAAATTGTCCGTTTTGTAATCTTGCTTATTTGTGTCATATTGTTGAGTTTTTTATTACTTGATTTATCACCTATAAACCCTGTTAAAACTTACATCAGCAATGTAGTGATATCTCAAGACCAAATTGCCCAGTTAGAAGCTTATTGGGGTGTAAATGAACCAATTACAAGCAAAATGGCGAATTGGTTTGCAAATGTTATACAAGGTAATTTAGGTACCTCTTTAATATTCAGAGTACCTGTAATTGATGTTATTTTAGAAAGATTTACAGCATCCCTTGTATTGATGTTAGCATCATGGGCATTCTCCGGAATTTTAGGATTCCTATTAGGAGTTATTGCAGGATTTAAAAAAGACACAATAATTGACAAAGCAATAAAAGTTTACTGTTACGTTTTACAATCTGCACCAACATTCTGGATTGCATTAATCATCCTCATGGTATTCAGTATTTATTTAGGATGGTTCCCGACAGGACTTGGTGTTCCTATAGGCACATTAAGTGAAAATGTTTCATTTTGGGATTGGTTAAACCGTTTAATATTACCTATGATTACACTAAGTATCGTTGGAGTAGCTTCAATTGCATTATACACCAGAGATAAGTTAATCGATGAAATGAACAGTGATTATTTCTTATTTGCAAAAGCAAGAGGAGAAAGCGGTTGGAATTTAATTAAAAGACATGGTATTAGGAATATTTTGCTTCCTGCAATCACCTTACAGTTCTTAGGATTTTCAGAATTATTCGGTGGTGCAGTTTTAGTAGAACAGATATTCACATACCCTGGAATTGGACAGGCTGCAGTTTCAGCAGGACTTAGAAGTGATGTTCCGCTTCTTTTAGGAATTGTTATATTCAGTGCAATATTCGTATATTGCGGAAACTTAATTGCTGATTTATTATACAATTTCGTTGATCCAAGAATTAAAGAAGGTGAAAATGATGGCTAA
- a CDS encoding helix-turn-helix transcriptional regulator produces the protein MENNNLENNNEGMCEVFNSHEDIVERVKERIPDETEFAELSEFFKIFGNPTRLKIISLLCLEDLCVCDICEALDLNQTTVSNQLRILRANNVVKYQKEGKMARYSLADLHIEMIYKVGLEHILE, from the coding sequence ATGGAAAATAATAATCTTGAAAACAATAACGAGGGTATGTGTGAAGTATTCAACTCTCATGAAGACATTGTGGAACGTGTAAAAGAACGCATACCTGATGAAACTGAATTCGCTGAGCTTTCAGAATTTTTCAAAATATTCGGAAATCCCACAAGATTAAAAATTATTTCCCTGCTTTGTCTAGAAGATTTGTGCGTATGCGATATCTGTGAAGCACTTGATTTGAATCAGACAACCGTTTCAAATCAATTGAGGATATTGCGTGCAAACAATGTTGTCAAATATCAAAAAGAAGGAAAAATGGCAAGATATTCTTTAGCAGACCTTCATATTGAAATGATTTACAAAGTAGGTTTAGAACATATATTAGAATAA
- a CDS encoding ABC transporter ATP-binding protein, whose product MEKLLDVENVSISFIQYTQGLNQRDLKVITDLTLDISEGEILAVLGSSGLGKSLLAHAIFGILPENANLNGKIKYKGKELSQKDKEEIRGKDMVLVPQSVNFLDPLMKISDQAIGQTANDDERKEKKQKQREIFEHYNLGPEVDEMYPFQLSGGMARRVLVSTALLSDPKLVVADEPTPGLDEKTVQETLNHFKHMKDDNIGVLLITHDIHAALEVADRIGIFYSGYVIEIAENKDFSGDGENLLHPYTKALYKALPANGFELTKGHQPLHGEIPNGCPYYDRCDMHFDRCKQERPQLIDLGNKKVRCFKYEEGVEDGT is encoded by the coding sequence ATGGAAAAACTATTAGATGTTGAAAACGTTTCAATTTCATTCATTCAATATACCCAAGGTTTAAATCAAAGAGACCTGAAAGTTATCACCGATTTAACACTAGACATATCTGAAGGTGAAATTTTAGCAGTTTTAGGTTCAAGTGGATTAGGAAAAAGTCTTCTAGCACACGCAATATTCGGAATCCTACCAGAAAACGCAAACCTAAACGGAAAAATCAAATACAAAGGAAAAGAACTAAGCCAAAAAGACAAAGAAGAAATTAGAGGAAAAGATATGGTGCTGGTACCTCAATCAGTGAATTTTCTTGATCCCCTAATGAAAATATCCGACCAAGCAATAGGACAAACAGCAAATGATGATGAAAGAAAAGAGAAAAAACAAAAACAAAGAGAAATCTTCGAACACTACAACCTAGGACCAGAAGTCGACGAAATGTACCCATTCCAACTATCCGGAGGAATGGCAAGAAGAGTACTCGTATCCACCGCACTACTATCAGACCCAAAACTGGTAGTAGCAGACGAACCAACACCCGGATTGGATGAAAAAACAGTGCAAGAAACTTTAAATCATTTTAAACATATGAAAGATGACAACATTGGAGTCTTATTGATTACACATGACATCCATGCAGCACTGGAAGTAGCAGATAGAATTGGAATATTCTACTCAGGATACGTAATCGAAATCGCAGAAAACAAAGACTTCTCAGGAGACGGAGAAAACCTCCTGCACCCATACACAAAAGCACTATACAAAGCACTGCCAGCAAACGGATTCGAACTAACCAAAGGACACCAACCACTACACGGAGAAATACCAAACGGATGCCCATACTACGACAGATGCGACATGCACTTTGACAGATGCAAACAGGAAAGACCACAACTAATCGACCTAGGAAACAAAAAAGTAAGATGCTTTAAATACGAAGAAGGTGTTGAAGATGGAACTTAA
- a CDS encoding ABC transporter permease has protein sequence MMANSENGPSIYNPFARMNLRTKTLLTIGLSVFILVIVVISSFFINSADITTNFQAMNKPPSFEHLFGTDWMGRDMFTRTLKGLGLSVQIGAGASILSSVIAIALAFLGSINKYLDSFMSWLIDLFLSIPHILLIILISIALGGGAFGVTIGVAITHWTSLARVLRAEIKQIQTSDFVKLSERFGKSRLWIARKQILPLVTTQIIVGTILIFPHAIMHEASVTFLGFGLSPHEPAIGIILSESMKYLATGNWWLALFPGLALLILVLLFDIAGENIKKILDPTSANE, from the coding sequence ATGATGGCTAACTCTGAAAACGGTCCGAGCATATACAATCCATTTGCAAGAATGAATTTAAGAACTAAAACATTATTGACAATCGGATTATCAGTTTTTATTTTAGTTATTGTTGTAATTTCTAGCTTCTTTATTAATTCTGCAGACATAACAACCAACTTCCAAGCAATGAATAAACCGCCATCCTTTGAACATTTATTCGGTACTGACTGGATGGGTAGAGACATGTTTACCCGTACTCTAAAAGGATTAGGTTTAAGTGTTCAGATTGGTGCTGGAGCATCTATATTAAGCAGTGTTATCGCTATTGCTTTAGCATTCTTAGGAAGTATAAATAAATATTTAGACAGTTTCATGTCATGGTTAATTGATTTGTTCTTATCCATTCCACATATTTTATTAATCATCTTAATTTCAATTGCTTTAGGCGGAGGAGCATTCGGTGTAACTATAGGAGTAGCTATAACACACTGGACATCCCTTGCAAGAGTTTTAAGAGCGGAAATTAAGCAGATTCAGACATCAGATTTCGTAAAATTGTCTGAAAGATTTGGAAAATCAAGGTTATGGATTGCAAGAAAACAGATATTGCCGTTAGTTACAACCCAGATTATCGTAGGAACAATTTTAATTTTCCCACATGCAATTATGCACGAAGCAAGTGTAACATTTTTAGGTTTCGGACTTTCACCTCACGAACCTGCAATCGGTATCATTTTATCCGAATCCATGAAATATCTTGCAACAGGTAACTGGTGGTTGGCATTGTTCCCAGGTTTAGCATTATTAATATTGGTATTGTTATTTGATATTGCTGGAGAAAACATTAAAAAGATACTTGACCCTACAAGTGCAAATGAATAA
- a CDS encoding DUF4012 domain-containing protein → MKRTKKLIIAILLVVLIGLLIMIAGALFFSGPDLTQESKNILVLASDKTEQPNGAVDMGFMVRLENGSLKNYTPVYPGGMSHPTQGAPGGIGGRMMLHDCLWDGTQQGMEYAKEIVEANTGMHADAVVVVYDEGLDNIIDSIRPLYVDGEVSNLSATDIVRSNDAYNGYASNENVQGTMSRGDSVMVLVKALVNVTKDPEKKSTMINQALKEYSNGNILMEPQGSFAKLLATKGIEQLG, encoded by the coding sequence ATGAAAAGAACTAAGAAATTGATTATAGCTATCTTATTAGTTGTTCTTATTGGATTGTTAATAATGATTGCAGGAGCATTATTCTTTAGCGGTCCTGATTTAACACAAGAAAGTAAGAATATCTTAGTATTGGCATCAGATAAAACCGAACAGCCAAATGGTGCAGTAGATATGGGATTTATGGTTCGTTTGGAAAACGGATCCCTTAAGAACTACACTCCAGTTTATCCTGGTGGAATGTCTCACCCAACACAAGGCGCACCCGGAGGCATAGGAGGACGTATGATGCTTCACGATTGTCTGTGGGACGGTACCCAGCAGGGTATGGAATATGCTAAAGAAATTGTAGAAGCAAATACAGGAATGCACGCTGATGCAGTAGTTGTTGTTTACGATGAAGGATTAGACAACATTATCGATTCAATCAGACCACTTTATGTGGACGGTGAAGTAAGCAACCTGAGTGCTACAGATATTGTTCGTTCAAACGATGCATATAACGGTTATGCAAGTAATGAAAATGTTCAAGGAACCATGTCTAGAGGAGATTCTGTTATGGTATTAGTTAAAGCTCTTGTTAATGTAACAAAAGACCCTGAAAAGAAAAGTACCATGATTAACCAAGCTCTTAAAGAATATTCCAACGGAAACATTTTAATGGAACCACAAGGTTCATTTGCTAAATTGCTTGCAACCAAAGGAATTGAACAACTAGGATAA
- a CDS encoding DUF6110 family protein, with the protein MAIEDQIKPFVREHKHALLFAGGIAAGLIGAHILKSKTTKDLATKGMAGVISTKKDMEETFQDMKENAEDIVYDANFENKQEIYIEKKE; encoded by the coding sequence ATGGCTATTGAAGATCAAATCAAACCTTTTGTAAGAGAACATAAACATGCACTGCTCTTTGCAGGCGGTATTGCAGCAGGTCTTATTGGTGCTCACATTTTAAAATCCAAAACCACAAAAGACTTGGCTACAAAAGGAATGGCTGGAGTAATTTCCACTAAAAAAGATATGGAAGAAACATTCCAGGACATGAAAGAAAACGCCGAAGACATCGTATATGATGCAAACTTCGAAAACAAACAGGAAATATACATTGAGAAAAAAGAATAG
- a CDS encoding ABC transporter substrate-binding protein: MDTKYIIGIVAVILIAIIAGAVLMGGSSTQRADDELVVAAYSHGGEPEAGFDPILGWNYLAEPLIQSTLLKMTPNMTYKNDLASSWEANDNFTEYTVKIKDGIKFTDNTTLDAEDVAFTYNTAATTGASELDFTSLENATATDKNTVVFKLNRPDSTFVDKFAYLGIVPSDSYNNETYGSNPVGSGPYKFVQWDKGQQVILEKNPDYYGKQPEFNKLTILFEMNDAAFNSAKNHEVDVAAVPLAYANETIEGYNMSLLDTIDVRGLSLPVVNNTGNTTEDGNPIGNNVTADKAIREALNYGINRTAIAQGALNGFGYPNYDGIAHQLPWANAEVNNISDGDVDRAKEILAQGGWNDTDGDGIVEKDGMKASINVYYSSDATERQAIAVTISEQAKEFGIEVNATGSNWDEMGSHVNSDPIVWGWGSTDPSTMYNQYYSGGIGQGYSNPASINNSAVDAHINNAMSMDRESSYSEWSAVSWDGSNGISPLGDAAWLWAGEIKYGYFVDNSLDISEDTALLQPHGGDIFSNIYDWHRVSSIEQ, translated from the coding sequence ATGGATACTAAATACATTATTGGAATAGTAGCTGTTATTCTAATAGCTATAATTGCTGGAGCAGTCCTCATGGGAGGATCATCCACACAAAGAGCTGACGACGAACTCGTAGTTGCTGCTTACAGTCACGGAGGAGAACCAGAAGCTGGTTTTGATCCAATACTTGGGTGGAACTACTTAGCAGAACCTTTAATTCAATCAACATTATTAAAAATGACCCCTAACATGACCTATAAAAACGATTTGGCCTCAAGTTGGGAAGCAAACGACAACTTTACTGAATATACAGTGAAAATCAAAGACGGCATTAAATTTACAGACAATACTACCTTAGATGCTGAAGACGTAGCATTCACATATAACACTGCTGCAACAACCGGAGCAAGTGAACTGGACTTTACCAGTTTGGAAAATGCTACAGCAACTGACAAAAACACAGTAGTTTTCAAATTAAACAGACCGGACTCTACTTTTGTAGATAAATTCGCATACTTAGGTATTGTTCCATCAGATTCATACAACAACGAAACTTACGGATCCAACCCTGTAGGTTCCGGACCATATAAATTTGTACAATGGGACAAAGGTCAACAAGTAATCCTTGAGAAAAACCCTGATTACTACGGAAAACAACCTGAATTTAACAAATTAACCATTCTCTTTGAAATGAATGATGCTGCATTTAACTCTGCTAAAAACCACGAAGTTGATGTAGCTGCAGTACCATTAGCATATGCTAATGAAACCATCGAAGGATACAACATGAGCTTACTCGACACCATTGACGTGAGAGGATTATCCTTACCAGTTGTAAACAACACAGGTAACACTACCGAAGACGGTAACCCAATCGGTAACAACGTAACTGCAGACAAAGCAATAAGAGAAGCATTAAACTACGGTATTAACAGAACTGCAATTGCACAAGGTGCATTAAACGGATTCGGATACCCTAACTACGACGGTATTGCACACCAATTACCATGGGCAAATGCTGAAGTGAACAACATTTCCGACGGTGATGTTGACAGAGCTAAAGAAATCTTAGCACAAGGCGGATGGAACGACACTGACGGTGACGGAATTGTTGAAAAAGATGGAATGAAAGCATCCATTAATGTATACTATTCATCAGATGCAACAGAAAGACAAGCTATTGCTGTAACCATTTCTGAACAAGCAAAAGAATTCGGTATTGAAGTAAACGCTACTGGTTCCAACTGGGATGAAATGGGATCTCACGTAAACAGTGACCCTATCGTATGGGGTTGGGGTTCAACTGACCCATCCACCATGTACAACCAGTACTACAGTGGAGGCATCGGCCAAGGATACAGTAACCCTGCTTCAATCAACAACAGTGCTGTTGACGCACACATTAACAATGCAATGTCTATGGACCGTGAATCTTCATACTCCGAATGGTCTGCAGTTTCATGGGACGGAAGCAACGGTATTTCCCCATTAGGTGACGCAGCATGGTTATGGGCTGGAGAAATCAAATACGGATACTTCGTAGATAACAGTTTAGATATCTCTGAAGATACCGCTCTCTTACAACCTCACGGTGGAGACATCTTCTCCAACATCTACGACTGGCATCGTGTTTCTTCAATAGAACAATAG